The Sphingobacteriaceae bacterium genome includes a window with the following:
- a CDS encoding universal stress protein yields MGASLVKILLAVDGSDDGQRAADAAAAVFGQHPDVNFVVVFVEEPHQYERAMAVAVGAGPSAFHTPEWVEEIAELARTEPLRIANRALRRIQDAGLKGEIRLASGQAAEEILKVAEAEKVDVIVMGRRGIHAITRLILGSVSNAVLEKARVPVLIVP; encoded by the coding sequence ATGGGGGCGAGCCTCGTGAAGATTCTCCTGGCGGTAGACGGCTCCGACGACGGGCAAAGGGCGGCCGACGCCGCTGCAGCCGTTTTCGGTCAACACCCTGACGTCAACTTTGTCGTTGTGTTCGTGGAGGAGCCCCACCAGTACGAGCGGGCCATGGCTGTGGCCGTCGGCGCTGGACCCAGCGCCTTTCACACCCCGGAATGGGTCGAGGAAATCGCCGAGCTGGCCCGGACGGAACCCCTGCGCATAGCCAACCGGGCGCTGCGCAGGATACAGGACGCGGGCCTGAAGGGAGAAATCCGCCTGGCTTCGGGCCAGGCGGCCGAGGAGATTCTGAAAGTGGCCGAAGCAGAAAAGGTGGACGTCATCGTCATGGGCCGCCGGGGCATCCACGCCATCACCCGGCTCATCCTGGGCAGCGTCAGCAACGCCGTCCTGGAGAAGGCCCGGGTGCCGGTGCTGATTGTTCCTTGA
- a CDS encoding hemolysin family protein, translated as MLLLLSAFFSGAETALMSLSKVRIRHLVDQKAPAAQTIANIVSQPDKLLSTLLIGNNLINIAASSVATALFIRWFGVNGVLIATGVMTVLVLIFGEITPKTLAAHRPEQVASRAAGPIAALMRVLSPFAAVFSFISSLILRLIGFKADEKEKLVTEEELRTFVDIGEEEGILDSEERAMIVGIFEFGDTEVGELMVPRADIVALPMAMTAGEAVQRLATCPFSRIPVYEKSVDHIAGIIHVKDLLQVIAEGKRDVTLGDIMRPTLFVPEGKKADELFADLRKAKSHMAIVLNEYGETEGLITMEDLIEEILGDISDEYDVVQPEYDIVDPQTAIVAGSASVSDINESLNLSLPDEEADTVAGIVFNRLGRLPKAGESVQVDGLTLEVAELMGRRISKVKITWAQPEPSPVPEPEPEPQVEG; from the coding sequence ATGTTGCTGTTGTTGTCGGCCTTCTTCTCCGGCGCAGAAACGGCACTCATGTCCCTCAGCAAAGTGCGCATCCGCCATTTGGTGGACCAGAAGGCTCCTGCCGCCCAGACCATCGCCAACATCGTTTCCCAGCCCGACAAACTCCTCAGCACCTTGTTGATCGGCAACAACCTTATCAATATCGCCGCCTCGTCGGTGGCCACCGCTTTGTTCATCCGGTGGTTCGGGGTCAACGGCGTGCTCATCGCCACCGGCGTCATGACCGTATTGGTGCTTATCTTCGGTGAAATCACACCCAAGACCCTGGCGGCCCATCGCCCGGAGCAGGTCGCCAGCCGCGCGGCGGGGCCCATCGCCGCCCTGATGCGGGTTCTGTCGCCCTTTGCCGCCGTGTTTTCCTTTATCTCTTCCCTCATTCTCCGGCTCATCGGCTTCAAGGCGGACGAGAAAGAAAAGCTGGTCACCGAGGAAGAACTCCGGACCTTTGTCGACATCGGCGAAGAGGAAGGCATCCTGGACTCCGAAGAAAGGGCGATGATCGTCGGCATCTTCGAGTTCGGCGACACCGAGGTGGGCGAACTCATGGTGCCCCGGGCCGACATCGTGGCCCTGCCCATGGCCATGACCGCGGGGGAGGCGGTGCAGCGCCTGGCCACCTGCCCCTTCTCCCGGATTCCCGTATATGAGAAGTCCGTGGACCACATCGCCGGCATCATCCACGTCAAGGACTTGCTGCAGGTCATCGCCGAAGGGAAGCGGGACGTCACCCTGGGCGACATCATGCGCCCCACCTTGTTCGTTCCCGAAGGGAAAAAGGCCGACGAGCTCTTTGCCGACCTGCGCAAGGCCAAGAGCCACATGGCCATCGTGCTGAACGAGTACGGCGAGACCGAGGGCCTCATCACCATGGAGGATTTGATCGAGGAAATCCTCGGCGACATCAGCGACGAGTACGACGTCGTGCAGCCTGAGTACGATATTGTCGACCCACAAACGGCCATCGTGGCCGGCAGCGCCAGCGTCAGCGACATCAACGAAAGCCTGAACCTCAGCCTGCCCGATGAGGAGGCCGACACCGTGGCCGGCATCGTGTTCAACCGCCTGGGGCGGCTGCCCAAGGCCGGCGAATCGGTCCAGGTGGACGGCCTGACCTTGGAGGTCGCCGAACTCATGGGCCGCCGGATTTCCAAGGTGAAGATCACCTGGGCCCAGCCCGAACCCAGCCCGGTGCCCGAGCCCGAGCCCGAGCCCCAGGTGGAAGGCTGA
- a CDS encoding metalloregulator ArsR/SmtB family transcription factor: MPRAQAESLPAGPLAEDASCEIFTHDAEKVARLKPLVGITQGMAPLFKALADDTRVKIVYALTQEDELCVCDVASIIGSSVATASHHLRLLRLMRLVRSRREGKMMFYSLHDEHVRQLMEIALAHVQEENGALT; the protein is encoded by the coding sequence GTGCCGCGTGCGCAGGCGGAGTCCTTGCCGGCGGGGCCCCTGGCCGAGGATGCGTCCTGCGAAATCTTCACCCATGACGCCGAAAAGGTGGCCCGCCTCAAGCCCCTGGTGGGCATCACCCAGGGCATGGCGCCCCTGTTCAAAGCCCTGGCCGACGACACCCGGGTGAAAATCGTCTACGCCCTCACCCAAGAGGACGAACTGTGCGTCTGCGATGTGGCTTCCATCATCGGCAGCAGCGTGGCCACCGCCTCCCATCATCTCCGCCTGCTGCGCCTGATGCGCCTGGTGCGGAGCCGGCGGGAAGGCAAGATGATGTTTTATTCCCTCCATGACGAGCATGTCCGCCAGTTGATGGAGATCGCCCTGGCCCATGTGCAGGAAGAGAACGGTGCACTGACATGA
- a CDS encoding HAD-IIA family hydrolase — protein MRSDTTLDPKKYDLWGFDLDGTLYVGERPFPDALEWVNQLARRGVAIAYITNNPFRPPEAIAQRLARMGFPLRSPEPPHTTYPVLTAAVAAAQRMAELVPRGAPVLYVGSEGVRQALLEAGLEPVTRMAQDPQGVVVGGTSEWDYAVITEAVRGVRAGLPFVVTNRDPIYPYTDGIRPGTGALVAAVETAGERRGELAGKPAPHLFRYARRAFPEARQPIMVGDRLDTDVAGAHASGWAALWLNRPESPRRRLGLTQAGDGPGPAGADGSPGDAAAEGGHQTAGGKTAGGKPFYESSHLALKY, from the coding sequence ATGAGGAGCGACACGACCCTGGACCCGAAAAAATACGACCTATGGGGATTTGACCTGGACGGAACATTGTATGTGGGGGAGCGGCCCTTCCCCGACGCCTTGGAATGGGTGAACCAACTGGCCCGCCGGGGTGTGGCCATAGCCTACATAACCAACAATCCTTTTCGCCCGCCTGAGGCCATCGCCCAACGGCTGGCCCGCATGGGCTTTCCTCTCCGCAGCCCGGAGCCGCCCCATACAACCTATCCCGTCTTGACGGCGGCGGTGGCAGCCGCCCAACGGATGGCCGAACTGGTGCCCCGGGGCGCCCCGGTGCTCTACGTGGGCTCCGAGGGGGTCCGCCAGGCACTGCTGGAGGCGGGCCTGGAGCCGGTGACCCGCATGGCCCAAGACCCCCAGGGAGTGGTGGTGGGCGGCACATCCGAATGGGATTACGCCGTCATCACCGAGGCGGTCCGGGGGGTGAGGGCAGGCCTCCCCTTCGTAGTCACCAACCGGGATCCCATCTACCCCTACACCGACGGGATCCGGCCGGGCACCGGCGCCCTGGTGGCGGCGGTGGAGACGGCAGGGGAGAGGCGGGGGGAGTTGGCCGGCAAGCCGGCGCCCCATTTGTTCCGGTACGCCCGGCGGGCATTCCCCGAGGCCCGACAGCCCATCATGGTGGGCGACCGCCTGGACACCGACGTGGCCGGCGCCCACGCCTCCGGGTGGGCGGCCCTATGGCTGAACCGCCCCGAAAGCCCCCGGCGGCGCTTGGGACTCACCCAGGCAGGGGATGGCCCAGGCCCAGCCGGTGCTGACGGTTCGCCCGGCGATGCCGCTGCCGAAGGGGGCCACCAGACCGCCGGCGGCAAAACTGCCGGCGGCAAACCCTTCTACGAAAGCTCCCACTTGGCCTTGAAGTACTGA
- a CDS encoding NAD-dependent deacylase, with protein sequence MLAIKEAARALAEATKEGLPVAALTGAGISAESGIPTFRGQAGLWKGFRPEELATPQAFQRDPERVWEWYHWRRRLVTEAQPNPGHYALAALEHFVKEHHHKDDLVTVITQNVDGLHRRAGSASVIEIHGTLLDARCTRCPHVEPIPPDASGLMYCSACGALSRPAVVWFGESLPPDAWHEAYRRSMAAAVMLVVGTSAVVHPAAGLIELAAQGGAVIIEINPEPSGMAGWAQYAIRAKAGEALPQLLAEAGVPTP encoded by the coding sequence ATGCTGGCCATCAAAGAAGCGGCCCGGGCCTTGGCCGAGGCCACAAAAGAAGGCCTTCCCGTGGCGGCCCTTACGGGCGCCGGCATCAGCGCCGAAAGCGGCATCCCCACCTTCCGGGGCCAGGCGGGCCTGTGGAAAGGCTTCCGGCCCGAGGAACTGGCCACGCCCCAGGCCTTCCAGCGAGACCCCGAGCGGGTCTGGGAATGGTACCACTGGCGCCGCCGCCTGGTGACCGAAGCCCAGCCCAATCCCGGCCACTACGCCCTGGCCGCCCTGGAGCATTTCGTCAAGGAGCATCACCATAAAGACGATCTGGTGACCGTCATCACCCAGAACGTGGATGGGCTCCACCGCCGGGCCGGCTCCGCCAGCGTCATCGAGATCCACGGCACCCTGCTGGACGCCCGCTGCACCCGGTGCCCCCATGTGGAGCCCATTCCCCCCGACGCATCGGGCTTGATGTACTGCTCGGCCTGCGGCGCCCTGTCCCGGCCGGCGGTAGTGTGGTTCGGCGAGAGCCTTCCCCCCGATGCGTGGCACGAAGCCTACCGGCGGTCCATGGCGGCGGCGGTCATGCTGGTGGTGGGCACCAGCGCCGTGGTCCATCCCGCCGCTGGGCTCATCGAACTGGCGGCCCAGGGGGGAGCCGTCATCATCGAGATCAACCCGGAGCCGTCGGGCATGGCCGGCTGGGCCCAGTATGCCATCAGGGCCAAGGCCGGCGAGGCCCTGCCCCAGCTGCTGGCCGAGGCCGGTGTTCCCACCCCATGA
- a CDS encoding heavy metal translocating P-type ATPase, with product MSTAPVPDRTVYRLAGLTCADCAARFERKLKEYPGVIDATVNFGAAKVTITGTPPPVEVINELGAFDNIRVDEGALGRAVPGGVADATSESPAGAPAGAAPGAEQPPWWAAPTTVLTGLSGVLIAVAFGLQWLTGRGVAGQGVAAAPESLIVGLYLLATLAGGWRAGRQGLRNLTRLEFDMNTLMTVAVMGAVGIGYWEEAAVVAFLFGVSDTLSEYSIERARRSLRSLLELAPREAQIVRDGREQTVPVEDVQVGDLLLVRPGEKIAMDGVVESGSSSVNEAAITGEAIPVAKEAGAQVFAGSINGEGALRVRVSKLAQDTTLAKIIEMVEEAQEQRAPMKAFVDRFARYYTPAVMAAAVLITVMPPLLLAAPWQPWLYRGLSLLIIACPCALVVSTPVAIVTAIGNAARNGVLIKGGVHLENLGSIRAIAFDKTGTLTEGRPRVTDIDVLAGAGLGDERQALGSGDDLQGLEPGDGGDGTASGASPAARLAVLAGIESRSEHPLAAAIVTALADRNINPAEVDDFRALPGKGAHALYRGQRYYAGNVRLFEELGVNLDQARPLLDQRHGEGKTTVLFGTPSEVLAVVALADHVRDSSRWAIDRLGEAGVTRTIMLSGDNEATARAVAQQVGLAEYRAELLPEDKVAYVKALVEQHQRVAMVGDGVNDAPALATATTGIAMGGAGSDTAIETADIVLMGDDLTKLPYAVRLSRKTLAVIKQNIAFSLIIKALAVLLVFPGWLTLWLAVLSDTGATVLVVLNSLRLLRVGER from the coding sequence ATGAGCACGGCCCCTGTCCCCGACCGAACTGTATACCGGCTGGCCGGCTTGACCTGCGCCGACTGCGCCGCCCGCTTCGAGCGGAAGTTGAAGGAGTACCCGGGCGTTATCGACGCCACCGTCAACTTCGGCGCCGCCAAGGTGACCATTACCGGCACGCCGCCGCCCGTCGAGGTCATCAACGAGTTGGGCGCCTTCGACAACATCCGGGTGGATGAGGGGGCCCTGGGCCGGGCGGTGCCCGGTGGGGTGGCCGATGCGACATCCGAGTCGCCGGCCGGAGCGCCCGCCGGAGCGGCGCCCGGAGCGGAACAGCCTCCTTGGTGGGCGGCGCCCACTACGGTGCTGACAGGTTTGTCGGGCGTGCTCATCGCCGTGGCCTTCGGGCTGCAGTGGCTGACGGGCCGGGGCGTGGCGGGCCAGGGCGTGGCGGCCGCACCGGAGTCTTTGATTGTAGGGCTATACCTCCTGGCCACCTTGGCCGGCGGCTGGCGGGCGGGCCGCCAGGGTCTGCGCAACCTGACCCGCCTGGAATTCGACATGAACACCTTGATGACCGTGGCCGTCATGGGCGCCGTGGGCATCGGCTACTGGGAAGAGGCCGCCGTGGTGGCCTTCCTGTTCGGCGTCAGCGACACGTTGTCGGAGTATTCCATTGAAAGAGCCCGGCGCTCGCTACGGTCCCTGCTGGAGCTGGCGCCCCGGGAGGCCCAGATCGTCCGGGATGGCCGGGAACAGACAGTGCCGGTGGAGGACGTCCAGGTGGGCGACCTGCTGCTGGTGCGCCCCGGCGAGAAAATCGCCATGGACGGGGTTGTCGAGTCCGGCTCGTCATCGGTCAACGAGGCGGCCATCACCGGGGAAGCCATACCCGTGGCCAAGGAAGCCGGCGCACAGGTTTTCGCCGGCTCCATCAACGGCGAGGGCGCCTTGAGGGTCCGGGTCAGCAAGTTGGCCCAGGACACCACCCTGGCCAAGATCATCGAGATGGTGGAGGAAGCCCAGGAACAGCGGGCGCCCATGAAGGCCTTCGTCGACCGGTTCGCCCGGTATTACACGCCCGCCGTCATGGCGGCGGCGGTCTTGATCACCGTGATGCCGCCCTTGCTGCTGGCGGCCCCGTGGCAGCCCTGGCTGTACCGGGGGCTCTCCCTGCTCATCATCGCCTGCCCTTGTGCCCTGGTGGTCTCCACCCCTGTGGCCATCGTCACCGCCATCGGCAACGCCGCCCGGAACGGCGTGCTGATCAAGGGCGGTGTGCATTTGGAGAACTTGGGCTCCATTCGGGCTATTGCCTTTGACAAGACCGGGACGCTGACGGAAGGGCGGCCCCGGGTGACGGATATTGATGTGTTGGCCGGGGCTGGGCTCGGCGACGAAAGGCAGGCGCTCGGGTCCGGCGACGATTTGCAGGGGCTCGAGCCCGGCGACGGCGGGGATGGCACCGCCTCCGGCGCCTCGCCGGCCGCCCGGCTGGCGGTCCTGGCCGGGATTGAATCCCGGTCGGAGCACCCCCTGGCGGCAGCCATCGTCACCGCTTTGGCGGACCGGAACATCAACCCGGCGGAGGTGGACGACTTCCGCGCCCTCCCGGGCAAGGGTGCCCATGCCCTCTACCGAGGCCAACGGTACTACGCCGGCAACGTGCGGCTGTTTGAGGAGTTGGGGGTCAATTTGGATCAGGCCCGCCCCCTCCTGGACCAGCGCCACGGGGAAGGCAAGACGACGGTGCTGTTCGGAACCCCGTCAGAAGTGCTGGCCGTGGTGGCCCTGGCCGACCACGTCCGGGACAGCAGCCGGTGGGCCATCGACCGCCTGGGGGAAGCCGGCGTGACCAGGACCATCATGCTCAGCGGCGACAACGAAGCCACCGCCCGGGCCGTAGCCCAGCAGGTGGGTCTGGCCGAGTATCGGGCCGAACTGCTGCCCGAAGACAAAGTTGCCTATGTTAAGGCACTCGTCGAGCAGCACCAGCGGGTGGCCATGGTGGGCGACGGGGTCAACGACGCCCCGGCCCTGGCCACCGCCACCACCGGCATCGCCATGGGCGGCGCGGGCTCTGACACCGCCATCGAAACGGCGGACATCGTCTTGATGGGCGATGATCTGACGAAGCTGCCTTACGCCGTCCGGCTCAGCCGCAAGACCTTGGCCGTCATCAAGCAGAACATTGCCTTTTCCCTCATCATCAAGGCTCTGGCGGTGCTGCTGGTCTTCCCGGGCTGGTTGACCTTGTGGCTGGCCGTACTGTCCGACACCGGCGCCACGGTGCTGGTGGTGCTGAACAGCCTGCGGCTGTTGCGGGTCGGGGAGCGTTAA
- a CDS encoding SOS response-associated peptidase — protein MCGRFSLVQDPATKAPRLFTRDQRTEPFRPRYNIAPTQPVLAVVGSAGGERSLGHLRWGLIPGWAKDPAIGNRLINARAETVAEKPSFRTSFRRRRCVILADGFYEWQAVPGRKAKQPYRITMRDDTIFAMAGLWDRWTSPDGEEIYSCTIITTRANALLEPIHHRMPVILDGDPLDRWLDPSLDEPHQLLPLLDPFPADAMAAWPVSTKVNNPRNDTPDVIVPLEEGGLPLGT, from the coding sequence ATGTGTGGACGGTTCAGCCTGGTGCAGGATCCCGCGACGAAGGCGCCCCGCCTGTTCACCCGGGATCAGCGGACCGAGCCCTTCCGGCCCCGCTACAACATCGCCCCCACCCAGCCGGTGCTGGCCGTGGTGGGCAGCGCCGGCGGGGAGCGCTCCCTGGGGCACTTGCGCTGGGGGCTCATCCCCGGCTGGGCGAAGGATCCCGCCATCGGCAACCGGCTCATCAACGCCCGGGCAGAAACCGTGGCGGAAAAGCCCTCCTTCCGGACTTCATTCCGCCGGCGCCGCTGCGTCATCCTGGCCGACGGCTTTTACGAATGGCAGGCGGTGCCGGGGCGGAAGGCCAAGCAGCCTTACCGCATCACCATGCGAGACGACACCATCTTCGCCATGGCGGGGCTGTGGGACCGCTGGACCAGCCCCGACGGGGAAGAAATCTACTCCTGCACCATCATCACCACCCGGGCCAACGCCCTGCTGGAGCCCATCCACCACCGCATGCCCGTCATCCTGGACGGCGATCCTTTGGACCGCTGGCTGGACCCGTCCCTGGATGAGCCCCATCAACTGCTCCCCTTGCTGGACCCCTTCCCCGCCGATGCCATGGCGGCTTGGCCGGTGTCAACGAAAGTGAACAATCCCCGCAACGACACCCCCGACGTCATCGTTCCCTTGGAGGAGGGAGGGCTGCCCCTTGGCACCTGA
- a CDS encoding fumarylacetoacetate hydrolase family protein — MRLVTFLSNGQPRPGLVVEDAVLDLGTEFTGLQAIIEGGREALQRIEAMARSRQATIPLVEENLLAPLPEPRRNIFCVGWNYLAHFEEGKGRRGLADDAQLPDHPTFFTKASTAANGPYAPIVVEPHWTRRLDYEGELAVVIGRKGRDVPEEEALNYVFGYMAGNDISARDLQRRHGGQWLKGKSLDGSCPMGPWLVTADEIPDPQQLEVRCWVNDELRQEAGTRQMIFTVARIIAELSHGMTLLPGDIILTGTPEGVGFAQNPPAYLHPGDVVTVEISGIGRIRNRIESAR; from the coding sequence ATGCGCCTGGTTACCTTCCTATCAAATGGACAGCCTCGCCCCGGCCTGGTTGTGGAGGACGCCGTCCTGGATCTGGGCACGGAGTTCACCGGCCTTCAGGCCATCATCGAAGGCGGCCGGGAGGCGCTGCAACGTATTGAAGCCATGGCCCGCAGCCGGCAGGCCACCATTCCTTTAGTTGAGGAAAATCTTCTGGCGCCCCTGCCGGAGCCCCGGCGCAACATCTTCTGCGTCGGCTGGAACTATCTCGCCCACTTCGAGGAAGGGAAAGGCCGGCGGGGACTCGCCGACGACGCCCAACTGCCGGACCATCCCACCTTCTTCACCAAAGCCAGCACCGCCGCCAACGGACCCTACGCCCCCATCGTGGTGGAGCCCCATTGGACCCGCCGCCTGGACTACGAAGGAGAACTGGCGGTGGTCATCGGCCGCAAGGGCCGCGACGTCCCCGAAGAAGAGGCTCTCAACTACGTCTTCGGCTACATGGCGGGCAACGACATCTCCGCCCGGGACCTGCAGCGGCGCCACGGCGGCCAGTGGCTCAAGGGCAAGAGCCTGGACGGCAGCTGCCCCATGGGGCCGTGGCTGGTCACCGCCGATGAAATCCCCGACCCGCAGCAATTGGAAGTCCGCTGCTGGGTCAACGACGAGTTGCGCCAGGAGGCGGGAACCCGGCAGATGATTTTCACCGTGGCCCGCATCATCGCCGAACTGTCCCACGGGATGACCTTGCTGCCGGGTGATATCATTTTGACGGGCACGCCGGAAGGCGTCGGCTTCGCCCAAAACCCGCCCGCCTACCTGCATCCGGGCGACGTAGTCACCGTGGAAATCAGCGGCATCGGCCGGATCAGGAACCGGATCGAATCCGCCCGTTGA
- a CDS encoding DUF2325 domain-containing protein, with translation MEWLMEEASRLEKRVAELEQENRRLQETIQVQERELKKLLGEFNSLRREFMGDENPLSGRKVAIIGPSFRKEVYKELVEGLGGRFLFAPSEEKLSAIDRAMSKADGVIFITTYTSHKANDHVKAAEERYQVPVVPVNVTGLDALRDAILNMLNPIMEHRETA, from the coding sequence ATGGAGTGGTTGATGGAAGAAGCAAGCCGGCTGGAGAAGCGGGTCGCAGAATTGGAGCAAGAGAACCGGCGACTTCAAGAAACAATCCAGGTGCAAGAACGGGAATTAAAAAAACTGCTAGGCGAGTTCAACAGCCTGCGCCGGGAATTCATGGGTGATGAAAACCCGCTGTCCGGGCGCAAGGTTGCCATTATCGGCCCGTCTTTTAGAAAGGAAGTTTACAAGGAGTTGGTCGAGGGGCTGGGCGGCCGCTTTCTCTTCGCACCTTCCGAGGAAAAGCTGAGTGCCATCGACCGGGCGATGTCCAAGGCGGACGGTGTGATTTTCATTACGACCTATACCAGCCACAAAGCCAACGATCACGTGAAGGCGGCGGAGGAGCGCTACCAAGTACCAGTGGTTCCTGTCAACGTTACAGGCCTCGATGCTCTCCGAGACGCCATCCTCAACATGCTCAATCCCATTATGGAGCATCGGGAAACCGCCTAG
- a CDS encoding type III pantothenate kinase, protein MAPEGTDDMVLVMDIGNTNTLMGLYRDNQLLDHWRLTTNRNLTADQYAAEMAGLFALRGRSFNQVKAVAIASVVPPLFYTLREFAQTYFGATPLFINPDLDTGVPLDVDEPQSVGADRIANVAAAYDRFKDACIVVDFGTATNFDVVSSEGAFMGGAIAPGIQIAMDALFKMAAALPRIKLVRPPSAVGRSTVTNMQAGILFGVAGQVDGIVRRIHEELGRQVPVIATGGLAPLVAGECETVTAVDPLLTLTGIYLIYQRYTGTRREQNP, encoded by the coding sequence TTGGCACCTGAAGGCACCGACGACATGGTGCTGGTTATGGATATCGGCAACACAAACACATTGATGGGGCTGTACCGGGACAATCAATTGCTGGATCACTGGCGGCTCACCACCAACCGCAACCTGACCGCCGACCAGTACGCGGCGGAGATGGCGGGCCTCTTCGCCCTGCGGGGCCGCTCCTTTAACCAGGTGAAGGCCGTGGCCATCGCCTCGGTGGTGCCGCCCTTGTTTTATACCCTGCGGGAGTTTGCCCAGACATACTTCGGCGCCACGCCCTTGTTCATCAACCCCGATTTGGACACGGGGGTTCCCTTGGATGTGGACGAGCCCCAGTCGGTGGGGGCCGACCGTATAGCCAACGTGGCCGCGGCCTACGACCGCTTCAAGGACGCCTGCATAGTGGTGGATTTCGGCACGGCCACCAACTTCGACGTGGTCTCCTCCGAAGGAGCCTTCATGGGCGGCGCCATCGCCCCGGGCATCCAGATCGCCATGGACGCCCTGTTCAAGATGGCGGCGGCCCTGCCCCGGATCAAACTGGTGCGGCCCCCGTCGGCCGTGGGCCGCAGCACCGTCACCAACATGCAGGCGGGCATCCTGTTCGGGGTGGCCGGCCAGGTGGACGGCATAGTCCGCCGCATCCATGAGGAGTTGGGACGCCAGGTGCCGGTCATCGCCACAGGCGGGCTGGCGCCCCTGGTGGCCGGCGAATGCGAGACGGTGACAGCCGTGGACCCCTTGCTGACCTTGACGGGCATTTACCTCATCTACCAGCGCTATACCGGTACAAGAAGGGAGCAGAACCCATGA
- a CDS encoding alpha/beta-type small acid-soluble spore protein — protein sequence MVPQARAGLERLKFEVAQELGIPNYSGYLGDVPSRINGAVGGNMVRRMIALAEQQLAQNQPQ from the coding sequence TTGGTACCGCAGGCCCGGGCGGGGCTGGAGCGCCTCAAGTTCGAGGTGGCCCAGGAGCTGGGCATCCCCAACTACTCCGGCTACCTGGGTGACGTGCCGTCCCGCATCAACGGTGCCGTCGGCGGTAACATGGTCCGCCGCATGATCGCGCTGGCCGAGCAGCAGCTGGCGCAGAACCAACCCCAGTAG
- a CDS encoding CoA-binding protein, with protein MTAVPNPSNEEIGDILKRVRTIAVVGASTNPQKEAHTVPAFMKSQGYRIIPINPNADEIFGEKAYPSLTDLPEDLVKEVDMVNLFRPGDQVGPHVEAAIELDIPIVWMQQGIRNDEWAGKAKAAGLTVVQDLCIRMAYQYFKAKWELS; from the coding sequence ATGACTGCGGTGCCCAACCCCAGTAACGAGGAGATCGGCGACATCCTGAAGCGGGTGCGCACCATTGCCGTGGTGGGCGCCTCCACCAATCCCCAGAAGGAAGCTCACACGGTGCCGGCCTTCATGAAGAGCCAGGGCTACCGGATTATTCCCATCAACCCCAACGCCGACGAGATTTTCGGGGAGAAGGCCTATCCTTCCCTGACAGACCTGCCGGAAGACCTGGTCAAAGAAGTGGACATGGTGAACTTGTTCCGGCCCGGCGATCAGGTGGGTCCCCATGTGGAGGCGGCCATCGAGCTGGACATCCCCATCGTCTGGATGCAGCAGGGCATCCGCAACGACGAGTGGGCCGGCAAAGCCAAGGCTGCCGGCCTGACGGTGGTCCAGGACCTGTGCATCCGCATGGCCTATCAGTACTTCAAGGCCAAGTGGGAGCTTTCGTAG